One part of the Stegostoma tigrinum isolate sSteTig4 chromosome 14, sSteTig4.hap1, whole genome shotgun sequence genome encodes these proteins:
- the zgc:194621 gene encoding uncharacterized protein zgc:194621, which produces MPQRPLCPSHYPLAIEIATRKPFAFYFWLDMSYSVLRKPRISREKLGNDDHDERGVKGRGGLGTQKVKVKNAGLRKGMTTAADISTTTCKEVGRSVDTSTAKGNTTVLRRCAASHQRSILQRSARKTTYSYGAYSVTVPDQKKWSNLKKTASAELATLEKLKRRNIGHVSITPRAVGGTLTQEEVRRRQQQNFSKAEIAQPEISGQQSSKKEA; this is translated from the exons ATGCCCCAGAGGCCCCTATGCCCTAGTCACTACCCGTTAGCGATCGAGATCGCGACGCGGAAACCTTTTGCTTTCTATTTCTGGTTAGACATGTCTTATTCGGTTTTGAGAAAACCTAGGATAAGTCGGGAGAAACTGGGCAATGATGATCATGATGAACGTGGAGTGAAAGGTAGAGGTGGGTTGGGGACGCAAAAGGTCAAAGTCAAAAATGCAGGTCTGAGGAAAGGTATGACTACAGCTGCGGATATCAGTACAACTACATGTAAAGAGGTAGGTAGAAGCGTAGATACAAGTACAGCTAAGGGCAACACAACTGTCTTGCGAAGATGTGCTGCCTCCCATCAAAGATCTATTCTGCAGAGGTCAGCACGAAAAACAACTTACAG TTATGGTGCATATTCTGTAACTGTACCAGACCAGAAGAAGTggagtaatttaaaaaaaa cagcatctgcagagttgGCTACATTGGAAAAGTTGAAACGTCGGAATATTGGTCACGTTTCTATCACTCCAAGAGCAGTTG GAGGAACACTAACTCAGGAAGAAGTTAGAAGAAGACAGCAACAGAACTTCAGTAAAGCAGAAATTGCACAG CCTGAAATAAGTGGACAACAAAGCTCAAAGAAAGAAGCTTGA